From the Prunus dulcis chromosome 4, ALMONDv2, whole genome shotgun sequence genome, one window contains:
- the LOC117624281 gene encoding wall-associated receptor kinase 2-like: MAFQYRMLMRLSIMLLAVLVPAATSVVATTRASARQGGEENETAMALPGCKPKCGNVTIPYPFGIGDSHCFFGPRFQITCNDGSTEPRLMESRMIVTNIYLEEGELQTEQLVNRVCFDSLGNPKDKEDQSKGGLSVIPPYTISGAKNMLVAVGCDTYVNFVGSRDDQNYTTGCLSKCQHDISSNAIDKNDSCSGMGCCETKIPPLLHNLSLTVSSFSQHEPVWDFNPCGYAFVVRRGNFTFSNTSFQQLRNTTRLPLVLDWKIGDESCENATKNNKTYACKGNSTCHDKTSGYICKCLAGYQGNPYFEDSCQDINECDDLNSCTNGQCINIPGNYTCSCDSGYHNLDNITCIEVPNAKRWKILLGVSLSFSVLVVAILWKYRKSRKKREENLRRIYFKENGGELLKEKLGNKARIFTESEIQEATNNYAERNELGRGRYGIVYRGILDKQEVAIKRPKIDDQKQKNQFAEEMTVLYQINHNNVVRFVGCCLTTKTPILVYEFISKGSLYKSIHVKEGEKPLLSLEKRLKIAAGTAGALAYFHHDTFMPIIHGDVKTANILLDENFTAKVSDFGASRLAPKDENQKSTLVQGTVGYVDPEYLQSNTLTEKSDVYSFGVVLAELLTSRKAEENLANDFVASVEGGKLGQILDEKIVEGLDEEIVRKAADLAKRCLKSRGEERPSTSEVAAELKLLVLTMPQHPSGGGGEANN, encoded by the exons ATGGCCTTTCAATATAGAATGCTTATGCGCCTTTCAATAATGTTGCTGGCAGTACTTGTACCAGCAGCTACAAGTGTTGTAGCAACAACAAGAGCAAGCGCAAGacaaggaggagaagaaaatgaaacagCTATGGCCCTGCCTGGCTGCAAACCCAAATGTGGTAATGTCACAATTCCATACCCATTTGGCATTGGTGACAGCCATTGTTTCTTCGGACCACGATTCCAAATCACCTGCAATGATGGGTCCACAGAACCCCGATTGATGGAATCCCGTATGATTGTCACCAACATATATCTTGAAGAAGGTGAGCTGCAAACAGAGCAGTTAGTAAACCGAGTTTGTTTTGACAGCCTAGGCAATCCAAAAGACAAGGAAGACCAAAGCAAAGGCGGGCTCAGTGTGATTCCTCCTTACACCATCTCTGGTGCCAAAAACATGTTGGTTGCGGTTGGTTGTGACACGTACGTGAACTTTGTTGGTAGCCGGGATGATCAAAACTACACAACCGGCTGCCTCTCCAAATGTCAACATGATATTAGCAGCAACGCCATTGATAAGAACGACTCTTGCTCTGGCATGGGGTGTTGCGAAACGAAGATCCCCCCTTTACTGCACAACCTGTCTCTGACGGTGTCAAGCTTTAGTCAACATGAGCCTgtatgggactttaaccccTGCGGCTACGCCTTCGTTGTGCGAAGGGGCAACTTCACATTCAGCAATACGAGTTTTCAACAACTCCGCAATACAACCCGGCTTCCCCTGGTTCTTGATTGGAAAATTGGGGACGAGTCGTGTGAAAATGCAACGAAAAACAACAAGACTTATGCATGCAAGGGAAATAGCACCTGCCATGACAAGACTTCAGGTTACATTTGCAAGTGCTTGGCAGGCTACCAAGGGAACCCATACTTCGAAGATAGTTGCCAAG ATATTAATGAGTGCGATGATTTGAACTCCTGTACGAATGGACAGTGCATAAATATACCCGGAAATTACACTTGTTCCTGTGATAGTGGCTACCATAACCTGGACAATATTACGTGCATCGAAGTTCCCAATGCAAAACGCTGGAAAATTTTGCTGG GTGTGTCATTGAGCTTCTCTGTTTTAGTGGTTGCAATTCTTTGGAAATATAGGAAAAgtaggaaaaaaagagaagagaatctCAGACGAATATACTTTAAAGAGAATGGTGGCGAACTTTTGAAGGAAAAACTAGGGAACAAAGCCAGAATCTTTACTGAATCAGAAATTCAGGAGGCCACAAACAATTATGCTGAAAGAAACGAACTTGGTAGGGGAAGGTATGGAATTGTTTACAGAGGAATACTAGATAAACAAGAGGTTGCCATAAAGAGGCCAAAAATTGatgaccaaaaacaa AAGAATCAATTTGCTGAGGAGATGACTGTTCTTTATCAAATCAACCATAATAATGTTGTGAGATTCGTAGGTTGTTGTTTAACGACCAAAACACCAATTTTGGTTTATGAGTTCATCAGCAAAGGCAGTCTTTATAAGAGTATTCATGTAAAAGAAGGCGAAAAACCACTACTTTCATTGGAAAAGCGGTTGAAGATAGCAGCCGGGACGGCAGGAGCCCTAGCATACTTTCATCACGACACTTTCATGCCAATCATACACGGTGATGTGAAAACTGCTAATATACTATTAGATGAGAATTTCACGGCAAAAGTGTCTGACTTCGGAGCATCAAGACTGGCTCCTAAAGATGAGAATCAAAAATCAACTTTAGTCCAGGGAACGGTCGGATACGTAGACCCTGAATACCTTCAGTCAAACACCCTAACAGAAAAGAGCGACGTCTATAGCTTTGGAGTTGTGCTAGCGGAGCTGTTAACAAGCCGAAAGGCAGAGGAAAACCTAGCAAATGACTTTGTTGCCTCGGTGGAAGGGGGTAAGTTGGGTCAAATTCTTGATGAAAAAATAGTGGAGGGACTTGATGAAGAAATAGTCAGAAAAGCTGCTGATCTGGCAAAAAGATGCTTGAAGTCAAGAGGGGAGGAAAGGCCTTCCACGAGCGAAGTAGCCGCAGAGCTAAAATTATTAGTGCTGACCATGCCACAACATCCaagtggaggaggaggagaggccAATAATTAG
- the LOC117624282 gene encoding wall-associated receptor kinase 2-like — translation MAFLHERMLIMQVSLVMVAVATTAVQLALPNCPDKCEDVTIPYPFGVTEKCYMGPEFFISCTANGTEPIAYLAGGNLPVTNISLEEGELQIQMLITKDCYDEQGVQTNDSQDSSWIETPEFTISATKNRFMAVGCDTVALFGGYRGEEQYMSGCTSFCQSIPSVNDSCSGIGCCQTSIPSGLKKQNITLESYYNHSWSFNLCSFAFVVENGQFTFSGETSFQVLNNTTSLPMILNWEIGKESCSAAQKRVDYPCHKKTTKCVDRVIGKTSASSGYFCQCLPGYQGNPYLPDGCQDIDECALNSTLCKNGKCKNLPGNYSCSCNSGYKNQDAITCIKPAYAILLKITLGIPLSILVLVVASFCIYQEMKNRKFNKLKQKYFEDNGGLFLKQELASYAGSVRTAARIFTEEELKKATNNYHVSKKIGEGGYGTVYRGILSNEQVVAIKKSKVSAPITESRQFVNEVIVLSQIHHKNVVRLIGCCLETQTPILVYEFIAHGTLYEHIHRKNNKATSPLSLPLRLKIASDTAEALAYLHYSTSTPIIHRDVKATNILLDENYTAKVSDFGASRLVPDQDENKLSTFVQGTVGYLDPEYLQSNILTEKSDVYSFGVVLVELLTSQRAFCFEKPEAERSLAKVFVSLLDSDRLGQILDDEIVEGHFERVTKVADLAKRCLRLRGEERPSMKEVAAELDRLVPTMELYPSGGKPDFPRTHKDTDYLLGSPVSSSSFVDIRGEGDAGSYSSILISADYERSMQNQIQMVTPHGDGR, via the exons ATGGCATTCTTACATGAGAGGATGCTTATTATGCAAGTCTCGTTGGTAATGGTGGCGGTGGCGACTACAGCAGTTCAATTAGCCCTACCAAACTGCCCAGACAAGTGCGAAGATGTCACAATTCCATACCCATTTGGCGTTACTGAAAAGTGTTACATGGGACCTGAGTTTTTCATCAGTTGCACAGCTAACGGAACAGAAC CAATTGCATATTTGGCGGGAGGTAATCTCCCTGTGACTAACATATCTCTTGAGGAAGGTGAGTTGCAAATACAGATGCTTATTACCAAAGATTGTTATGACGAACAGGGCGTGCAAACCAATGACAGCCAAGACTCCTCTTGGATCGAGACGCCTGAATTCACCATATCCGCTACCAAAAACAGGTTCATGGCTGTTGGTTGCGACACTGTTGCACTTTTTGGAGGCTACCGAGGAGAAGAACAGTACATGAGTGGGTGCACATCTTTTTGTCAGAGCATTCCCAGCGTTAACGACTCTTGCTCCGGCATCGGGTGTTGCCAGACTTCCATCCCTAGCGGACTCAAAAAGCAGAATATAACATTGGAGAGCTATTACAATCACAGCTGGAGCTTCAACCTCTGCAGCTTCGCCTTCGTTGTGGAAAATGGCCAATTCACATTCTCCGGGGAGACGAGTTTTCAAGTACTCAACAACACTACAAGTCTTCCAATGATTCTCAATTGGGAAATTGGGAAAGAGTCATGTAGTGCAGCTCAAAAGAGAGTGGATTATCCATGCCACAAAAAAACTACCAAGTGTGTCGACCGGGTCATCGGTAAAACGTCTGCATCGTCTGGTTACTTTTGCCAGTGCTTGCCTGGATACCAAGGGAACCCTTACCTCCCAGATGGTTGCCAAG ATATTGACGAGTGCGCTTTGAATTCCACCCTTTGTAAAAATGGAAAGTGCAAAAATCTACCTGGAAATTACTCTTGCTCATGTAATAGTGGCTACAAAAACCAGGACGCCATTACGTGCATCAAACCTGCCTATGcaattttattgaaaattacGTTGG GTATTCCTTTGAGCATCTTGGTTTTAGTGGTTGCGAGTTTTTGTATATATCAGGAAATGAAGAACAGAAAGTTCAacaaactcaaacaaaaatacTTTGAAGATAATGGTGGCTTATTTTTAAAGCAAGAACTGGCTAGTTATGCTGGATCTGTTCGGACAGCAGCCAGAATTTTTACTGAAGAAGAACTTAAAAAGGCTACAAACAATTATCATGTAAGCAAAAAAATTGGTGAAGGAGGCTATGGAACTGTTTACAGAGGAATACTGTCAAATGAACAAGTGGTTGCCATAAAGAAGTCCAAAGTAAGTGCCCCAATTACCGAGAGTAGGCAATTTGTTAACGAGGTGATTGTTCTTTCTCAAATCCACCATAAAAATGTTGTGAGACTAATAGGTTGTTGTTTGGAGACCCAAACACCAATATTGGTTTACGAGTTCATCGCCCATGGCACTCTTTATGAGCACATTCATAGGAAAAACAACAAAGCAACATCACCCCTTTCATTGCCATTACGATTGAAGATAGCATCAGATACAGCAGAGGCACTAGCTTACTTGCATTACTCCACTTCTACCCCAATCATACACCGAGATGTGAAAGCAACAAATATACTGTTAGACGAAAACTACACTGCAAAAGTATCCGATTTTGGAGCTTCACGATTGGTTCCTGATCAAGATGAAAACAAACTATCAACTTTTGTGCAAGGGACAGTCGGATACTTAGACCCTGAATATCTTCAGTCAAACATACTAACAGAAAAGAGTGACGTCTATAGTTTCGGAGTTGTCCTAGTGGAGCTACTCACAAGCCAAAGggctttttgttttgaaaagcCTGAGGCGGAGAGAAGCCTAGCAAAAGTCTTTGTTTCCTTGTTGGACTCGGATCGCTTGGGTCAAATTCTTGATGATGAAATAGTGGAGGGACACTTTGAGAGAGTCACAAAAGTGGCCGATCTGGCAAAAAGATGCTTAAGGCTAAGGGGGGAAGAAAGGCCCTCCATGAAAGAAGTAGCTGCGGAGCTCGATCGATTAGTGCCAACTATGGAACTGTATCCAAGTGGAGGAAAGCCTGATTTCCCTCGAACTCACAAAGATACCGACTACTTGCTTGGGTCACCTGTTTCAAGCTCTTCCTTTGTGGATATCAGAGGTGAGGGTGATGCTGGTAGTTATAGTAGTATTTTAATCAGTGCAGATTATGAAaggagcatgcaaaatcaaaTCCAGATGGTAACGCCTCATGGAGATGGGCGATAA